The nucleotide sequence NNNNNNNNNNNNNNNNNNNNNNNNNNNNNNNNNNNNNNNNNNNNNNNNNNNNNNNNNNNNNNNNNNNNNNNNNNNNNNNNNNNNNNNNNNNNNNNNNNNNNNNNNNNNNNNNNNNNNNNNNNNNNNNNNNNNNNNNNNNNNNNNNNNNNNNNNNNNNNNNNNNNNNNNNNNNNNNNNNNNNNNNNNNNNNNNNNNNNNNNNNNNNNNNNNNNNNNNNNNNNNNNNNNNNNNNNNNNNNNNNNNNNNNNNNNNNNNNNNNNNNNNNNNNNNNNNNNNNNNNNNNNNNNNNNNNNNNNNNNNNNNNNNNNNNNNNNNNNNNNNNNNNNNNNNNNNNNNNNNNNNNNNNNNNNNNNNNNNNNNNNNNNNNNNNNNNNNNNNNNNNNNNNNNNNNNNNNNNNNNNNNNNNNNNNNNNNNNNNNNNNNNNNNNNNNNNNNNNNNNNNNNNNNNNNNNNNNNNNNNNNNNNNNNNNNNNNNNNNNNNNNNNNNNNNNNNNNNNNNNNNNNNNNNNNNNNNNNNNNNNNNNNNNNNNNNNNNNNNNNNNNNNNNNNNNNNNNNNNNNNNNNNNNNNNNNNNNNNNNNNNNNNNNNNNNNNNNNNNNNNNNNNNNNNNNNNNNNNNNNNNNNNNNNNNNNNNNNNNNNNNNNNNNNNNNNNNNNNNNNNNNNNNNNNNNNNNNNNNNNNNNNNNNNNNNNNNNNNNNNNNNNNNNNNNNNNNNNNNNNNNNNNNNNNNNNNNNNNNNNNNNNNNNNNNNNNNNNNNNNNNNNNNNNNNNNNNNNNNNNNNNNNNNNNNNNNNNNNNNNNNNNNNNNNNNNNNNNNNNNNNNNNNNNNNNNNNNNNNNNNNNNNNNNNNNNNNNNNNNNNNNNNNNNNNNNNNNNNNNNNNNNNNNNNNNNNNNNNNNNNNNtggccacagctgttctagttaatctaaagcaaaccttcctcccttggcagggaataaggccccctgctaacactcttatgctgccctctggccatgctgtctCACACTAAACATGACATCTATACATAGTTGCCATTTTACCTACCAGGAAAGCAGAAGGGAGGCAATGGTAATAGACACTGATGAGGCACCAAACTCTTCTGTGCAGCCCACCCACAActttcaaaaaaacatttttttagaaTAGCCTTCTGTGACAATCAGGGCCAAGGCAGCCCAAAAGGAGAACGGGGGTTGAACCTCAAAGAATAAGCAGAAGAATTAACTGATTGTTCACTATGTTATTGTACTAAACTAGCACATCAAGGTTTTATATGCAaacttgtaatgttctgaactttaGTGTCAGTATGAGGAATGTATGACGACTGTGGTTATAAATTTGTGTATCTGTAAAACTACTCATAATTTGTGCTGCATTCTGCTCCATCTCAGTGGGGTCCTGGTTAGACAGACAGTGAGGGGATGCGTCCCCACCCAGCTAACACTAGCTCTAAGTACTTACCATTGTACAACTCGGAAAAAGGCAATGGATGGGCTGTTATAGTGAACGGAACTATCCCAGCTAGAAATTCCACAAGCTGCATAACTGAGAGTCAGCATAGCCTGAGAGGAAAGGCGGAAAAAAGGGGGGAGGACATTTGACCTGACGAATATCCAGAAACTGTCTGTCAAACGCTGGGTCTTCTCTGTGGCATGGGACAACGTTCAGAGGCAATAGGTAACCTGTATTAGAAAAGGGAGTTTAATCTAATTTGCAAATGTAAACCCTGAGGTTGcatctgtttattttctgtgtaatttctgtttgcttcccttgctatttcatctttgaatctgatttttctgtcaagtaactttttttttttttacccaagcAGGTCTCTGTCTGTGCTGCAATCGGTGTGAAATGTAGGTGCCAAACTGAGCTGACACCTGGGAGAAGCATGGCAGGGTGTGGTTTCATGCCTTTTGGGGTGAAAAGTCTTAGTAGTTAAAAACTCCAGGACAGATTTGAGGAGACTCAGGAGTAGAAGGGCTACTGGAAACCAGGATGAGACTCTGTTTGTAGGAAGGTTATGGCTCTGAATCACAGCTGAACAGCATCCAGACACCTCAGGTTAGACAGAACCCTTTACTGGGCTGGGTAGTCCCCAAAATATCACATGCCAGGAGAATATGCATATACCCGATTTGAAAAAGCACTGCCTGGAAGTCTTTGAAGTCTGAATGTTTGAAAACTGCATGGTCACATACCataatatatttttcagtttaggAGTTTTAACTTCCATATTGAGATATACTGCAGCGGCATTTGTTCAGAGTGCACAGTTTTAATCCTATTTAAAGGCTACTGGCTGGTGCATCTTATATTAGCTAGTAAAAACTTTGCTAAGAAAGCTTGTGTACTCAACATTCTACTCCCCTtccttttttatggaagggattAAAACCCTAGGAAATAAATTGTCGACTACATTATGAAGACTTAgcacagtttttttaaaaaaggcatgcAATACAAAAGTTAAGTTCCCACTGCATCATTAACTAACAAACCCATTTCATGTATTCTCTATCCTTCCAGTTAATATAAATCAAGACATATGACAAAGTTACATTACACTGAATCTTTCATACTGCACTTCCTGATTACAAGTTGTATTATGCTTAGTGATTTTCTAATGCgtcttttcacttttaaaaaaagataccaCTGAACTGTTACCCAAAGAAAGCATACTGTAATGAATTGAGATACTTCATTCACTTATGAATAGGTATCTTCACCCTCTGAGGCAATTGCTATTTAGTTATCCTTTTACGCTCATAAAAATTGCTCCTGTGAGCAGGCAGAAGATGGCAACTCATCTGGCAGGGTGACTCTTAAGATGTGGCAGCCAGTTTCTTTTCTCAAAAGGAGATGCTAAAGGAACTAACTTCTTTAAATGAGAAATTCTGCAGAAGCCAGCCACAATGACTATACTCAACACATGGCAATAACTTCAAATAGAGAGTAGCACCTTCCTAAGCAGCTGGTTTCACACTTTGAGATAGCAACAGCACAATCTAATTTAGGCTGAAATTGGTAGCTTAGCTCACttgcattgtttttgttttaataaaacctCTGGGTTTTTCCAAACCAAGCCCCCTATCCTCTAAAAAGCCTTACCCTATATACTGATACACCTGTAAGAGTTGTGATCTTCCCTAGATCAATCActtctggcttttaaaaaaaaaattgttatttgTCTGGGACTGAAACAGTCAATTTTAAAGCAGgtctgcacaacttgtaaagcggcgagggccacattactccaaagaaaacagctgagggccaaatgcctccccccctcccaaaaacaccctgctccagcaccacgcagccctgcagaaacaaactctccttccccagtgccaccgcaccaaaacagctgtgggccagaaaggaaggttgggggtggggaggtgatacttgattttaaatcaaccaggggctcccagctgaagaggtgtctgggagccctcaggggcaaattaaagggcccggggctccggtggctgggggaacccggagctttccgaggctggggcaggaagggcccagagctcctgccgctgaggggagcccgagccctttgaatcccagccccagctcatctgCTGGAGccatggccgggattcaaagggctctgtgctgcctgcagcggcagggagccctgagccctttaaatctcagccacagctgggatttaaagggctctggactccccgcagccacggggagccctgagccctttaaatctcagctgcggctgggagtcaaagggctctgggctgcccacagagccCTGTGTgcaggggatttagaatcccACCACAGGCCGCACAGTGATGCTccgcgggccgcatgttgtgcaggcctgttttAAAGGCTTAGGCtttaatcctgctcccactgctaTTAAAGGCTCATGATCAAGACTTTGGACTCAAATCAGATTTCAGAGATGAGGTAGAATGTACTTTTATTACAAACTCTCTTGCAGTGGtgtcctcttcccctgccctcttTTGAAGAGCTGGAAGATCTAGGTCTTTATTTTGAATccaaattattaatttttcatGTCAAGTTCTCATTCTGAATATGAACGAAACATTACAAACTCACAGTCtagtttttaaaataaccatccATATGCACACacctaaaaaaaagttaaaaagttgGTTTATTTGAAACTGTGAAATCAAAGGCCAAATAGATAAAATGTTTAACATTGTCCCTAGACAGCGTACAATAAAGAAAACTGGTAACACTAAATTGTTTCCTCCACCACCATGGCAAGAATCAACTCTTAATATCACTTCTTGGTTCTCTCCCAATAAGAAACATTTGTAATATATAAACAGTACCTTAAACCACTCATCTTAAGCTGTCTTGTAGATCTATAGTGTCAAAtccctagtgtaactccattgacgtGAATGGTATTACACCCGAGATGAATCTTGCCCACAGTACGTTCTTTTTCCAAGTCGAGAActgtaagtatttttttaaatccccctAAACTCTCCAGACTGGTTCACAAACTAAACTCAGCCAAATCACAAGTCAGATTAGGATCCTGTAACATCTTTTAGGAGACCTCATCAAATTTTTCTTATTGGTTTTAGGATCCTGTTGATCAATTCTCCCCCTGACTCCTCCTCTCAAAAATATAACAATCCCTTACAGGATTTTAGTTCAGAGTTTGCATTACAAGACTAGATTCAATTTTattgtggattttctttttgtattttacaatttaaacaaaaaattactgAAATAGTAAGTATATGAGAACATTTCACCCTTTTTTCAACAGGAAAATACGACGCTTTTAATCCaaaatacagatattttaaaGTTTGTAGAAGCTCAAATAAGGCAGCAGCAAGCTTTTCCTTTGATAGTTATGGTTACAATAAGTCATGCCCTGTTATACAACTGCTTGAAATGTTCAATGTAAAGTCACATTTACATGCAATTTACAAAACACAAAACTCTGGTATGGGATGAAAAATTGCTGACTAGGAGAAGAATGACTTTTTTATTACCTAAATTAATCACACCAAGCACATTATTCTTCTTGCCTTTGTTTGAAGTCATCAGTACAAGTTCAATGGTAGGACAGACCACTTGTAATATTTGCTTTGAATGGCCTGTTACTGGCCTTGTTTGGCAAAGTAATTTTAGTGATTTTTGGAAGGTGCCAAACTGACAATCTGATTAAAACCAAAGCCCCCCATTTATCCAAATAGTAGGTATAGCAGTGGACTGGTAATGCAAGTGGCCACAAATCACATCTCTAATTCATTTTAAAGCTAGGTTAATCACCAAGCCCACTCAATCCTTTTGACTCTCACTTACCAAGGATGGCAGTtctggagggttttttgtttggtgaTGTAGACGTTTGTTCACTAGAAACTACTTTGAGACCAATTAATTTCATAGAAACCATTAACTATTTGTCAGATGGCAAGAATGTGTACACATCACATATGGGAATTCCATTTGAATCAATGACATAGGCAAAAGGTGCCATATTATCATTCCATCCACTAGCTTTAGCTGCTTTCTGACTGTTTATGAAAGGAGAGTGGTTTAAGCTACATTTCTCATTGGTTATTAGAAGGGGCACTGTGTTCACTCAATACCCTAACCAACACACAGAGTTGGCATAGacacattcccattgacttcagtgatgctgGGACTGAGCTCTCAACAAGTAAGAAAGGATATGTGAATAAAAGTCACATTATGTCAAGATGCATCAAAGTAATTTGATACTTCTCTAAAACTACTTCACCGTTTGTAATAAGTTGTCAACAGGCTTTGAAATTGTACAAATTTAGCAACTGGAGAGTGTCCCATATCTACAAAGTGACAGAAAACAATCCCTTTAAATTAGTTAATTTTTAATGAGATAAAAATCACAGCCAGTTTAAGTCACCTAATTCCAGAGCTTAACAGGAACCGGCCTCCCtcccaaaaatatatattatttagcTACTGTGCATCACTGGAACTGTAATTAGTACACATACTCttcttttgaggaaaaaattgCTGCATCCATTTTATTATTGctaaaataaatataacttttttgGGCAGGTTATGAGGGAGAAGTTAAATACCACAATCAGTTTCTTTAgaggataaaagaaaaaaaataaaattaggagTTTAAAGAAATTTAAACCAATACTTTAAATTCGATCTGTTTTCTCATTTAGTTTGTCTTGATATTCTAACCAACATTATgcgccccccccttttttttttttttttgagagagagagagagagagagaggttgacATTGctgacaaaaaataaattttaaatcagGAAAGACAATACATGTGGTATAAAAGCCTaatggagagagggaggcagggaaaaacctactccacaaaagaaaagaaaaataaagctacAACAAATTCCGGAGCTGAAAATTTGAAGGATCTACCATCCTCAGTTCTACAATCACTGCTGCTTTTTTCAACACAGTCAAATCTGAATGAGGCTTTGTGTACTGCTGTAATCCTGCAAAGGTCAGTTTGTAAGTTAAAAGAAATTAAACCAAAGTAATAAATTGCTAAACTGAGAATTATGCAATTACGattctttttaaaactataaagcATTTTTACAGATCCTGCGGTTTACATTTTAAACTCAAACTGTgctttacatttttaagttcagaCATACTGAAACCCAGAAGCACAGAGGGCTGGCGATTTTTTATCGCTTTTAGGCACACATGTcgtttttttccaaaaaatgatGCAACATCCATTTTCCATACACACAGCATTGAGGACAGTAATTCCATCTCCTTTTTTGTAGGATATGGCCTCTTGTGAAAGTAATCTGCCAGAAACTGCTTTCGAGCTTCATATGAACTGTGTTCATACTGTTTAGGATCTAATGCTAGAATATGGAGATTCTCACCTGAAGGAGGTCCTTTCATTTCTGTCCTGCTCTCAACCTTTTGTCGCTTGACAGGCACTACCCCTAGATTTACGTCTTTATCTGGAGCTAGAGCTGTGCCAATGTTTAAGGACTGAGGCTGCTGTTCTTTATTCCTTTGGTCCTCTGCAACAGAGCATAGATCAGATTGTTTTCTTTTAGCAGATTGAGAGACAGAATCGTGCTTTTCACCATTCACAAATGATAACTCTTTCTTCTCATTGCGCTCAAGCGGCACTTTCATACTTGAGTTGCTGTCTTTCGGAGCACTTCTGCAGCGGAGCAAATGCACAGCAATAGCAGTCAGAGTCATATTTCCAGTGTACACGCCACAGCAATGGATGCACTTGAAAGCAGGGGACTTTAAAATTGTGTGTACAGTTGGCATGATATGATGCCTCTCTTTCAAATGCATTTCATAGACTTCTTTGCTAATGAAAGTACCAAAACAAAAGGggcatgtaaatacttttttGCTGCACATATTGTTCACTTCAGCTGTCTGAGGCTTCACTTTGATGTACACAGGTACAAGGGTCCTCGAGTTTACCCCTGCAAGTACTGCCAAGTGTACTTCCTTTTCACCAAGTTCTTCTTTTGGTAACACTGTACTGAAGTCAAAATGTGGAAATATAATGTCACCATCAGCATCGTTATCTAGTTGAAATCCTCTGTTGCTGTAGTCTTCATGTAACATCTTCTTTCCATTATGCACAGTCTTATTGTGTTCCACAAGGCTTTTTAGATCACGGAAAGTATATGTACAGAACAAACAAGCTAAACCATGCATCAGTAAATGTTTTATAAGTTCTTCCTCACTTAGGAAACATTTACAAGAGAAACACCGGACAGTCTTCTCTTTAATCCATCTCAAAAAGGGTGCACAAACTGCAAGCTTGTCAGGTTCAAGAGTTTCCTCTGTTTTTACTGCATTGTGCTTATGAGCCACTTCCATGTGGACCTGATAGACATTTGATGGGAACAGTTCATTGCAAACAGGGCACGTCTTCCATTGCTTAGCCTGTTTGAGGGCTTGGCTTGTTTCAGGAGTAGGTGGAGAAGCCTGTACAGACATATTGTGGGAAGAACTCACAACAACAGGAGGAGAAGGTGCACTAGCTGGAGAGCGAGATATCTGAGTTACTGTGCCAGACGGCATTAGCTGAATGGGCATCTGTGGTGGTGTAACAGTTGCTACTCCGCCACCAGGTGGCACAGGCAAAGTAACTGAAACTGGTGCAAGGGTATATGTAGGTATCCCATTAACCTGCTTACCAGTTGGAATTAACTGTCTAAGTATAGGTCCTGCAGTCAGGAAAGTGGTATTTTGAGAAACTCCAGGTCTGATGGGCTGATTTGCAGGGAGAACCCCTGAGGTAACAGGTTGATTAAGTTGGAGAATCCCAGGTCTGACAGGCTGTCTTACAGGAAGAACCTCTGATGCAACAGGCTGATTAAGCTGGAGAACCCCTGATGTAACAGCCTGGGGGACAGGAAGAACCCCAGGACCAATGGGTTGATTCATATTCCCAACAGGTCGATTTATAGGGAGAACCCCAGGTGCAATAGGCCTAGTTAGTGGGAGAACTCCAGGCCCAACATGACTATTTACAGGACCAACAGGCTGAGCTATTGGGAGAGCCCCAGGTGCAACCAGACTATTTATAGTCCCAATAGGCTGATTAACAGGAAGAAGACCAGGCCTGACAGGTTGACTAAGTGGAAGAACCCCAGGAGCGACAGGTCTATTTATGGTCCCAACAGGTTGAGTAAGGGGGAGAACCCCAGGCCTGACAGGCTGATTAAGAGGGACCCTATGGGAAACAAAGACAGGTTGTGGAACTGGAGGTTGAAGATTAACATTCTGACCTACAGGGAGCGGACTGGATACAAGAGTAACATGTGGTGGAGTAATAACTGGAGCAGGAGACGTATGTGTAAGACTACCAGAGCCATTTGAAACAGTGTTTGGAACTGCTGTCCCCTGTACCATGGTTTGCTTTTGATTATTCTGAGGAAATGCAAGTTGAATGCAAGTTGGAGTAGTAACTGAGCTTGATGGAGCAGTGGTGGGCATTAAAGATGGAGCAGCTATAGTTGTGGGAGGCTTGGGAGCAATATGCATTTGCTTCACAAGTCCTGATTTCTTAATATGTTCTGAAATCACAGATCTAAGTTTATTCTCCAGATCTCTGTGCATATTAGATGTTAAGACATGATACATTAAAGAATCTTGGCTGTTTGCAGAAGCATTACATTTCTTACAGTAGTGCTCAATAAAATTCTCTTCAATTTCGTCTGGTCTCTGGCCAAAATATGTGCTTATTAAATTTTGAAAATGGTTCATCAGCACATGTTTCTTCATATTGTAGTACAGTGTGTCTGTAAAGTGACATTTTAGACATGTGAAGTTTATAATGTCACTCCTGAATTGTTTCATGCCACCTAAAATGCTCACTGTGCAGTTCTGTATTTTCCTATTAGAAGAGTGAAACATCCGGATGTGTTTTCCCACTATTTTTGAATCAGAAGCAAATGCACATTTTGGGCAAGGAACCACCAGCTCTTGGTCCATTTCATCTTCATGGTAACGGTGCAAATGATTCTTGAATGAAGTAAGAAATTTTGAGGAGAACTTGCATAGGCTACAGCAGTACGGTTTTGTTCTGTatctctgcaaaataaataaaaaaaaagttcaaacaaTACCTTGTCAAAAGTACACCATGATTCTATAAACTGCCAGTTGATATCATGTGCCACAAAAAATGCCTCCAACCGATGTGTACCCCCAAGAAACAAGTTCAAACATCTTTACAAAGATGTACATAAAGATGACATGCATGAGAAAACAAAGTATTTGGATTTGAGCCCTTTTTTGCCTCTTTATAatgtataaagaaggcctgaatgGATCTTTTTCCTcactctggttaaaaaaaaattagaaactcCAGTTCCTTAAGGACTCTAGGCCACCAAAGAGACTGGAACAATTAAGACAACACAATATACAGGAAATGAAACCTGGGAAAATTGAGAGGGAAGGGATTTTTCATTCAGACGGTTTAAAGCTTTACTTGTACGAACTTTACTTGCACGAACTAATGCATCCCACACAGACActaggagaaaaaacaaaaagattccaACACCCTGTCCTTCAACGgatgggtgagaaaaagctctcaaagcacttttcagaaCCCCTAATCGAACCAGGTCTTTCAGCAAAACTAGGAAAAAACAGACACTTGATATTCCTCAGAGTAAAAACAAGCCAAGAAAATGttaagggagaggggagggggaaagaagagattGATAAATCTTTCGGCCCTCCTTTAAACATAAGGAAAGaccaataaaaatatacaaacccatttgttttccttttcaattcAGTTTTAGAATACCACTTGTATTACACAGCCCATCTCCTCAAATCAATATTTAATTCATAAAGCATTTTtactctaaatatttttaaatactttctttaaaaatggcCATTTAAACTGACTATATGATTCTTCTTTAATTTGACTCtgactaaaaataaaattcaaaactcATTCCCTCTCCAACAAGAATCATTGCATTTGTTTTCTCCATCAATTGCACTTCAGCTGAAAATTGTTAGTTTTCACTCTGAATTCTCACCGATCAGTTAAGTTACTCTTCATTCCCACATGCagtaaatcctgttatagtctccGAAAGACTATAAGGGCCACTTCAGTCACAAATTTCCATTTTTCTAGGTTTTGATACTGGGACTCATGTGAATTATCCTAGAGTTCCTAAGAAATGAGCCTTCATTTCTCCAAGAACTACAGAGCTTCCAGGCAGAGTCAATGTCATAAGTTTGCATTCATAAAGCATCCTAAGGTAACttctcagctctgggaaaggaccTCGAAACACAAACCTTTACAACAAGACTAACAGGATGGACAGGCAGTCTTGGACTCCCAAGAGACGATGCTGATGATCCCCACTGTAAGAAAAAAAGAGGAtctttctgtaatatttttctgAATGATATGACAGTAGCAGTGACTGACATAAGTTGAGACTGTAGCCAGTGGGTGCAGAAAGGTTAATACACTACTTGGGCAAATCAGGAGACGAAGTGTTCTGGGCACATAACTGTCTTGGGTGGTATGAATGGGTCATTAAAAGACTGACTGAAACTGACCCATATTGATGGAGGAGCTAGAAAGCCAAAGGAAACCCCAATGTCTGCAAAACTCAGACCTAGCAAATAGCCAAAAGGAaggagatttcccccccccccacctctccgCAGACAAGCGGAGCAGAGACCCCAAGTTgaagaacaaagggaaaaaatgtaagGTGGCTGTGTTTAAGAGCTGGCCTGTGGAGAAACACAGCACCTCTGACCTGAGACTGACAGTGAGACagaaacaaaggaaaccaagatAGTTCCTGAAGCAGCATGGCTCAAAGCAGTATAGACTAGGTTTTTAAATCTTTGTTTCTCTATGATAACCTGAGGACTTTCAGATTCTTTATTCCAGATGGCTAATAAATAGttactttgttttgaaaaggcttcCCGGTGTGACTGCAAATACTTGCTGAGGTGCACTGATCCCTGAAGAGGACAAACGAATCTGCATACGAGTTTGTCTCAGCTTGAACTGCTGGAGAGAGCTCACTCCAGAGAGCAGTAGTGCTGGAGCAGAGGCTCAGTCTGAGAGGCACTGAGGCTGGATTACTTACTTTAAGGAAGAATATAATCCCCTTAGAGTCTGCCACACGTAAGGGGTACCTCCAAGGGACTGTTTACAAGCTGGGGCAAAGCACAAATCTTGTGGATGTATCACACCCCATCACCACAACATGGTTGGGGATTAGATTCAATCAGTTGCTCCTCTTGCAGCCTGTGAAGATGAACTCATGAGCAGGGAGCAGGAGTTAGAATTAATCTGTTTGCTCCTCCCTTGTTTGACAGCTGATCTCCAGAgagcagggaattgttgccttacACAAAGCAGATTCTCACATTAATAGCCATGCCAAGTATTGCCTGATctcaaaaattctgttttttaggGTACATCAGTGTAAAGTGAATGGTGGATCGATGCCAGTAACTTAGTTCCCCCTCGTTCACgtcagaaaaatggaaaaaacctcTGCTAATCTTCTTAGGGCAGTAAAGAGAGGCCAGAAAGTATTTGATGACAGTGCTTGATTTGTTAAGAAGCCTTCAGTCATAAACCTTTAAGCCTTTCAAGCCCAAAGATGGCCTCCATCAGGCTCCTCAACCATGTGGCAGAGTATGGGACCAGAATTAAAGGCTGAGGACATGATGAAATTCTCACAGTTGATAGAGTGGCGTTAGATATCTGCCTCCACCTTAAGTAGTAAGCTACCCTCTCCACCTCATTGTAGATCTCTCTGACAAATACTGCTTCCACGTCACTTTGACAACTAGACTAAtctcttatttaaaatataaggCCAAGCTCTTATTTCAGCATAATGTCTACATTTCTCTCCCTCATATCTGAACATATTCGACCCCTTCCCTCACCGATATGCACCTGGAATCAATAATCTGTGCCTTTGTCTCCCATAGGCTTAAACTACAACAATAAGATGAGACTGAGATTGACTTTAAAAGTCACCCAAAAACTCTTGCAAGCATCTAATATAACTGCCCCCTTGAGAGGTACTGGGCAGTAATATACTGACACCTTGCTCTACTCTCTGCACTGATGCTAGTTCACtttcagatgaaattcaagg is from Chelonoidis abingdonii isolate Lonesome George unplaced genomic scaffold, CheloAbing_2.0 scaffold0014, whole genome shotgun sequence and encodes:
- the ADNP2 gene encoding activity-dependent neuroprotector homeobox protein 2, with translation MDQELVVPCPKCAFASDSKIVGKHIRMFHSSNRKIQNCTVSILGGMKQFRSDIINFTCLKCHFTDTLYYNMKKHVLMNHFQNLISTYFGQRPDEIEENFIEHYCKKCNASANSQDSLMYHVLTSNMHRDLENKLRSVISEHIKKSGLVKQMHIAPKPPTTIAAPSLMPTTAPSSSVTTPTCIQLAFPQNNQKQTMVQGTAVPNTVSNGSGSLTHTSPAPVITPPHVTLVSSPLPVGQNVNLQPPVPQPVFVSHRVPLNQPVRPGVLPLTQPVGTINRPVAPGVLPLSQPVRPGLLPVNQPIGTINSLVAPGALPIAQPVGPVNSHVGPGVLPLTRPIAPGVLPINRPVGNMNQPIGPGVLPVPQAVTSGVLQLNQPVASEVLPVRQPVRPGILQLNQPVTSGVLPANQPIRPGVSQNTTFLTAGPILRQLIPTGKQVNGIPTYTLAPVSVTLPVPPGGGVATVTPPQMPIQLMPSGTVTQISRSPASAPSPPVVVSSSHNMSVQASPPTPETSQALKQAKQWKTCPVCNELFPSNVYQVHMEVAHKHNAVKTEETLEPDKLAVCAPFLRWIKEKTVRCFSCKCFLSEEELIKHLLMHGLACLFCTYTFRDLKSLVEHNKTVHNGKKMLHEDYSNRGFQLDNDADGDIIFPHFDFSTVLPKEELGEKEVHLAVLAGVNSRTLVPVYIKVKPQTAEVNNMCSKKVFTCPFCFGTFISKEVYEMHLKERHHIMPTVHTILKSPAFKCIHCCGVYTGNMTLTAIAVHLLRCRSAPKDSNSSMKVPLERNEKKELSFVNGEKHDSVSQSAKRKQSDLCSVAEDQRNKEQQPQSLNIGTALAPDKDVNLGVVPVKRQKVESRTEMKGPPSGENLHILALDPKQYEHSSYEARKQFLADYFHKRPYPTKKEMELLSSMLCVWKMDVASFFGKKRHVCLKAIKNRQPSVLLGFSMSELKNVKHSLSLKCKPQDL